A section of the Methanosarcina mazei S-6 genome encodes:
- a CDS encoding cupin domain-containing protein: protein MNVIEMKSSPEKPNPHNVSVRMLYDRENAQAVHIELKPGEALKKHITPVDVFFYILEGKGVVEIGDEQEEVSRDMLIESPAKIPHRLLNPGDGIFRVLVVKAPRQTESTRLL, encoded by the coding sequence ATGAATGTTATTGAGATGAAATCTTCGCCGGAAAAACCCAATCCTCACAATGTGAGCGTAAGGATGCTCTATGATAGGGAAAATGCCCAGGCAGTACATATCGAACTCAAGCCAGGGGAAGCCTTAAAAAAGCATATCACACCAGTCGATGTTTTTTTCTATATTCTCGAAGGAAAAGGCGTGGTTGAGATAGGGGATGAACAGGAAGAAGTAAGCAGAGACATGCTGATCGAAAGCCCTGCAAAAATTCCCCACCGCCTCCTGAACCCCGGGGACGGAATCTTCAGGGTACTTGTGGTAAAAGCACCGAGGCAGACTGAGTCCACTCGCCTGCTGTGA
- a CDS encoding CGGC domain-containing protein, producing the protein MTEETKPIKIAVIRCDIVSEACPGVGCFKAFNERKSYFKEYDEKAQMIAFFTCGGCSGRRVYRLLKALKKHNPDVVHLSSCMLMEDSYPRCPNIDTIRKTIQDAGIKVVEGTHH; encoded by the coding sequence GTGACTGAGGAGACAAAGCCAATAAAAATCGCAGTCATACGCTGTGATATCGTCTCGGAAGCCTGCCCTGGAGTGGGATGCTTCAAAGCCTTCAATGAGAGAAAGTCATACTTCAAGGAATATGACGAAAAAGCTCAGATGATTGCTTTCTTCACATGTGGAGGCTGCTCTGGCAGGAGGGTTTACCGCCTCCTAAAAGCTCTAAAAAAACATAACCCTGATGTGGTGCACCTGAGTTCCTGCATGTTAATGGAGGATAGCTATCCCAGATGTCCAAATATAGATACCATCAGAAAGACAATTCAGGATGCAGGCATAAAAGTGGTTGAAGGAACTCACCACTGA
- a CDS encoding ATP-binding protein, translated as MVKRMIIKIDEEKCTGCGKCVAPCAEGAIQIINGKAKVVSEELCDGMGYCIGICPEGALSIEERHTVEFNREKAESQPKKQDLSIHCFQCGAGEDTHYLMPLRHNMESMWVCTRCLPRLIHG; from the coding sequence ATGGTAAAACGAATGATTATTAAAATTGATGAGGAAAAATGCACAGGATGCGGAAAATGCGTTGCACCCTGTGCAGAAGGCGCTATCCAGATAATCAACGGAAAAGCAAAAGTCGTATCCGAAGAACTCTGCGACGGTATGGGCTACTGCATCGGTATCTGTCCCGAAGGAGCTCTTTCTATTGAAGAAAGACATACAGTCGAATTCAACAGGGAAAAAGCCGAGTCCCAGCCAAAAAAACAGGACCTGTCAATCCACTGCTTCCAGTGCGGCGCAGGAGAAGACACCCACTACCTCATGCCCCTCAGACACAATATGGAGAGCATGTGGGTTTGTACTCGATGCCTTCCACGTTTGATTCACGGCTGA
- the tnpA gene encoding IS200/IS605-like element ISMma21 family transposase, giving the protein MELHSFSHGYGQITYHIVLVPKYRYSIFYNKRIKKDCELIFSNICTKNGYKIHAMEVVDNHVHLFLEFHPSNSLSEVIQYLKGGSSYRLFKLHPDLKKQYWGGSLWSNGKFYRSVGNVTADTIKHYIKESQGKPSEESQLYRFMRSEQRKLDDF; this is encoded by the coding sequence TTGGAATTACACAGTTTTAGCCATGGCTATGGTCAGATTACCTACCACATCGTGTTGGTGCCTAAGTATCGATACAGTATATTCTACAATAAGCGAATTAAAAAAGATTGCGAGTTAATTTTCAGTAACATTTGCACTAAAAATGGCTACAAAATACATGCAATGGAAGTAGTAGACAATCATGTTCACTTGTTTCTGGAATTCCATCCAAGTAATTCTCTGTCAGAGGTAATTCAATATTTGAAAGGAGGCAGTTCTTACAGACTGTTCAAGCTCCATCCTGATCTTAAAAAACAGTATTGGGGTGGAAGTCTATGGTCAAATGGAAAGTTCTATCGATCCGTTGGAAACGTAACTGCTGATACAATTAAGCATTACATTAAAGAATCGCAAGGAAAACCGAGTGAAGAGTCTCAATTGTATAGATTCATGAGATCCGAGCAAAGAAAACTTGATGATTTCTAA
- a CDS encoding winged helix-turn-helix transcriptional regulator has translation MKDCTVYKTMNIIGKRWTIHILLELHKGEKKEKRFNELKRKLGYITPKILSERLTELENEGLIAKKIDDSTNPPKSEYYLTESGNDFVKIIQAIKRWGLKWKFQNEECERLVCKYCEH, from the coding sequence ATGAAAGACTGCACAGTCTACAAGACCATGAATATTATCGGGAAAAGGTGGACAATTCATATCCTCCTTGAGCTGCACAAAGGAGAGAAAAAAGAAAAGCGTTTCAATGAGCTGAAAAGAAAACTCGGATACATAACTCCAAAAATCCTTTCGGAAAGGCTTACAGAGCTTGAGAATGAAGGTCTGATTGCAAAAAAAATTGATGATTCTACAAACCCTCCGAAGTCAGAATATTACCTTACTGAAAGCGGAAATGATTTTGTAAAAATAATACAGGCAATAAAACGCTGGGGGTTAAAATGGAAATTCCAGAATGAAGAGTGCGAGAGATTGGTTTGCAAGTACTGTGAGCATTAA
- a CDS encoding hemerythrin domain-containing protein: MRPTDDLREEHRAVELMLEILDSVCTNIESGKSVEQEHLEKLVEFMRIFVDKCHHTKEEAHLFPEMVKREIPGTGELIDSLLKEHNQAREYVGRIEKTVSGKEWDKKGSGIVENSRAYIQLLAQHIEKENNGLFPKADAYLDSGVQKELLDSFERVEDEEIGAGKHEKFHLLLHELKDIYLKSA; the protein is encoded by the coding sequence ATGAGGCCAACAGACGATCTGAGAGAAGAACACAGGGCTGTCGAACTGATGCTGGAAATACTTGACAGCGTATGCACGAATATAGAGTCAGGAAAAAGTGTTGAACAGGAGCATCTTGAGAAACTCGTGGAGTTCATGAGAATATTCGTTGATAAATGCCATCACACAAAGGAAGAGGCTCATCTTTTTCCTGAAATGGTAAAGAGAGAAATTCCAGGCACAGGAGAACTAATTGATTCTCTTTTGAAGGAACATAACCAGGCAAGGGAATATGTCGGCAGGATAGAAAAAACGGTTTCCGGAAAGGAATGGGATAAAAAAGGTTCTGGAATAGTTGAGAACTCAAGGGCATATATTCAACTTCTGGCGCAGCATATCGAGAAAGAGAATAATGGCCTTTTCCCAAAAGCTGACGCATACCTTGATTCGGGAGTCCAGAAAGAGTTACTTGACTCTTTTGAACGTGTAGAAGATGAAGAAATAGGTGCAGGCAAGCATGAAAAATTCCACCTGCTCCTGCACGAGCTCAAAGATATATATTTAAAGTCCGCGTGA
- a CDS encoding carboxymuconolactone decarboxylase family protein, with the protein MEEHRDLEHEELLESMSEKLGFTPHILEILGCLDSDSLKKYNRCNKKLLSDGALPAKVKILIALAVVASKQCERCTVVQMQSALKNGATKEEIMEVMDVIFITSGAPAVAACRDALKLLK; encoded by the coding sequence ATGGAAGAACACAGAGACCTTGAACATGAAGAATTACTGGAAAGTATGAGTGAGAAACTGGGTTTTACTCCGCACATTCTTGAGATACTTGGATGCCTTGACAGCGATTCCCTGAAAAAATATAACAGATGCAACAAAAAACTGCTGTCAGATGGCGCCCTGCCCGCAAAAGTCAAGATTCTGATAGCGCTTGCAGTAGTTGCATCCAAGCAGTGTGAAAGATGTACCGTTGTACAGATGCAGAGCGCCCTCAAGAACGGTGCTACCAAAGAGGAAATAATGGAAGTTATGGATGTGATATTCATAACCTCGGGAGCCCCTGCCGTAGCAGCCTGCAGAGACGCATTGAAATTACTCAAATAA
- a CDS encoding nitrite/sulfite reductase domain-containing protein: MKSTIPEKNAIIQRDGETYVIAPRTPGGIVDPATLRKIADVAEKYGAATLKMTSEQKMAIVGLKEEDIDAAWADLGMDAGIVAGPFVKAVKFCPGTTFCRKGQQDAVSLGMKLEARYRGVKLPYMMKMAVSGCPSSCSEPVIKDVGVMGTATGYTLMVGGSAGLKPRLADVVAKGLSEDEVLAAVDRIVEFFKNYGENRKRLGTIIDKIGLEEFKKEVGLWEK, encoded by the coding sequence TTGAAAAGCACCATACCTGAAAAAAATGCAATTATTCAGCGCGACGGGGAAACATATGTAATAGCTCCCAGAACCCCTGGAGGAATAGTTGACCCCGCAACCCTCAGAAAGATTGCGGATGTGGCAGAGAAATACGGGGCTGCAACCCTGAAAATGACTTCCGAACAGAAGATGGCAATTGTAGGCTTGAAAGAAGAAGATATTGACGCCGCCTGGGCAGATCTCGGCATGGATGCCGGAATTGTTGCCGGACCTTTTGTAAAGGCTGTCAAGTTCTGTCCGGGCACCACGTTCTGCAGGAAAGGACAGCAGGACGCTGTGAGCCTCGGGATGAAACTGGAGGCCAGATACAGAGGAGTAAAACTCCCTTACATGATGAAAATGGCTGTATCCGGCTGCCCCAGTTCCTGTTCCGAACCTGTGATTAAGGATGTGGGGGTTATGGGTACGGCAACAGGCTATACCCTTATGGTGGGCGGCTCCGCAGGGCTTAAACCAAGGCTTGCTGACGTTGTTGCAAAAGGTCTCTCTGAAGATGAAGTCCTGGCAGCTGTTGACAGGATAGTTGAGTTCTTTAAAAACTATGGAGAAAACAGGAAAAGACTCGGGACCATTATAGACAAGATCGGTCTTGAAGAATTCAAAAAAGAAGTGGGCCTCTGGGAAAAATAA
- a CDS encoding nitrite/sulfite reductase domain-containing protein, whose protein sequence is MKDNLPEKGAIVQRDRETYTIAPHLPGGIVDPDTLIKIGEVAKKYGAAALKATSAQRIAIVGLKEEDLDNAWADLGIKPGAAIGLCVRSIKFCPGTTFCKQAKQDAVGLGLKLDEKYHGMSMPSKLKIGVSGCPNSCAEPAIKDIGLMGTAKGYNLMVGGSAAAVPRLAQVVAKDLSEDDALEIVDRILNFYKNSGTKKRLGRFIEDMGLDEFKKQVGL, encoded by the coding sequence GTGAAAGACAATTTACCGGAAAAAGGCGCAATCGTTCAGAGAGACCGTGAGACATACACAATAGCTCCCCACCTCCCGGGAGGAATCGTAGACCCCGATACTCTTATCAAAATCGGTGAAGTTGCGAAAAAGTACGGGGCAGCTGCCCTGAAAGCGACCTCTGCACAGAGGATTGCAATAGTAGGCCTGAAAGAAGAGGACCTGGATAATGCCTGGGCTGACCTTGGAATAAAACCCGGTGCAGCCATAGGGCTCTGTGTTAGAAGCATTAAATTCTGTCCCGGGACAACTTTCTGCAAGCAGGCTAAACAGGATGCTGTAGGCCTGGGACTCAAACTGGACGAGAAATATCACGGGATGTCCATGCCTTCAAAATTGAAAATCGGCGTTAGCGGTTGTCCGAACTCATGCGCAGAACCTGCTATTAAGGACATAGGGTTGATGGGCACTGCGAAGGGATACAACCTGATGGTAGGCGGCTCTGCTGCTGCAGTCCCCAGGCTTGCCCAGGTCGTAGCAAAAGACCTTTCCGAAGACGATGCCCTTGAAATCGTGGACAGAATCCTTAATTTCTATAAAAATTCCGGCACAAAAAAGAGGCTTGGAAGGTTTATTGAAGATATGGGTCTGGACGAGTTCAAAAAGCAGGTTGGGCTGTAA
- a CDS encoding alpha/beta hydrolase family protein gives MKNEEARVHFIPTLKDGVFVTLCAPLVINTGKNLVILPGQGLTEQFYSDMAIYYAQRKYSVYILDRRETNIPPDEDDFSFMEYWTVEEHLNDTYIAINASRSHTSFLSKKPAENIEVTAIGHSHGALILTAYEASQYDDMPLGSVDRIVPVDIIIKYDPQYPELIYNQTQEFNIISSEIENEVYEGTGMASMIYVASMAYSNPEGSSPYPGLTNIQLFRLMASQTYILSSYPYTPDYHYWSGDLSGLSYVNESRLLYLTLSGGAAPFTPKYMDQFMAGLMGNVDGYEINSSSVDSPVLYVGLGGGFGDYGSWWYENEAGNTNSRVTSMIWNNQGHASLLIDQNSPELWALIDNWIKNTET, from the coding sequence GTGAAAAACGAAGAGGCGAGGGTTCACTTCATCCCCACCCTAAAGGATGGGGTATTCGTGACCCTCTGCGCTCCCTTAGTAATAAATACAGGTAAAAACCTGGTAATTCTTCCGGGACAGGGCCTGACTGAACAGTTCTATTCTGACATGGCAATATATTATGCCCAGCGTAAATACAGTGTATATATCCTGGACAGAAGAGAGACAAATATCCCGCCAGATGAAGACGATTTCAGTTTTATGGAGTACTGGACTGTTGAAGAACACCTGAATGACACATACATAGCTATCAATGCTTCAAGAAGCCATACTTCTTTCTTAAGCAAAAAACCTGCAGAAAATATAGAGGTTACAGCTATAGGCCACAGCCATGGAGCATTAATCCTTACAGCTTATGAGGCAAGCCAGTATGATGACATGCCCCTGGGGTCTGTTGACAGGATAGTGCCTGTGGATATTATCATTAAATACGACCCCCAGTATCCCGAGTTAATATATAATCAGACACAGGAATTTAATATTATTTCCAGTGAGATCGAAAATGAGGTCTATGAAGGCACTGGTATGGCTTCTATGATTTATGTAGCCAGCATGGCTTACTCAAATCCTGAAGGAAGTTCTCCTTACCCTGGGCTTACAAATATCCAGTTGTTCAGGCTCATGGCCAGTCAGACATATATTCTTTCCTCATATCCCTACACTCCGGACTATCACTACTGGAGCGGGGACCTCAGCGGCCTTTCCTATGTCAATGAAAGCAGGTTACTCTATCTGACTCTGAGCGGAGGAGCTGCACCATTCACGCCAAAGTATATGGATCAATTCATGGCCGGGCTGATGGGCAATGTGGACGGGTATGAAATAAACTCTTCCAGTGTGGATTCCCCAGTACTTTATGTTGGTCTCGGAGGAGGATTTGGCGATTACGGTTCCTGGTGGTATGAGAACGAGGCTGGGAATACGAACAGCAGAGTTACCTCTATGATCTGGAATAACCAGGGGCATGCCAGTCTGCTGATCGATCAAAATTCTCCTGAATTATGGGCGCTTATAGATAACTGGATAAAAAACACAGAAACCTGA
- a CDS encoding winged helix-turn-helix transcriptional regulator, with protein MKNCVLYKTVNIVGKRWTIHILLELYKGEKKEKGFNELKRRLGGVTPRILSARLIELEREGLIVKQTDDSSLPAVSRYYLTESGEEFIKVIQEIKKWGSKWKFSNNECDRSVCKYCDL; from the coding sequence ATGAAAAACTGTGTTCTTTACAAAACAGTCAATATTGTGGGAAAACGCTGGACCATACACATCCTGCTGGAGCTTTATAAAGGAGAAAAGAAGGAAAAAGGCTTTAACGAGCTCAAACGCAGACTTGGAGGCGTCACCCCGAGAATCCTCTCTGCCCGGCTGATAGAACTGGAAAGGGAAGGTCTTATTGTAAAACAAACAGATGATTCTTCACTCCCTGCCGTATCCAGATATTATCTTACGGAAAGCGGGGAAGAATTCATAAAGGTAATTCAGGAAATTAAAAAATGGGGTTCAAAGTGGAAGTTCAGCAATAATGAGTGTGACAGGTCTGTTTGTAAATACTGTGACCTCTAA
- a CDS encoding Glu/Leu/Phe/Val family dehydrogenase, giving the protein MFRFADELGPFKIIHIYEPSIDLKAVLVVDNIARGPALGGVRIAPDVSAEECFRLARAMTLKNAAADLPYGGGKIVVYGDPKMPFEKKSQLLRALAGALRYTEEYIFAPDMGTDEICMACIKDEIGRVVGLPCEMGGIPLDEVGATGWGLFNATEVALKYCDFELKGARVVIQGFGAVGKHAARFLVRKGAVLVGVADSRGAVHNPEGLDVDSLIALKNEGKNVFEYPEGKKLASDEIVSVPCDIWIPAARPDVINGNNVHLLDTKLVVEGANIPLTGEAEKILYDKGILYVPDFIANAGGVICAASEHQKTTRSIVFGLIEEKVRSNTEQVLEASKTRGILPREAAFELAIKRVNRAMKYRRWSIFSSAPGFV; this is encoded by the coding sequence ATGTTCAGATTTGCAGATGAACTGGGGCCATTTAAGATAATTCACATTTATGAACCGTCTATTGACCTGAAAGCAGTGCTCGTTGTTGATAATATTGCAAGGGGACCAGCCCTTGGAGGGGTAAGAATAGCTCCGGACGTGAGTGCCGAAGAATGCTTCAGGCTGGCGAGGGCCATGACCCTTAAAAATGCGGCTGCAGACCTTCCTTATGGGGGCGGTAAAATTGTCGTTTACGGGGACCCGAAAATGCCTTTCGAAAAGAAAAGCCAGCTACTGAGGGCTCTTGCAGGTGCTCTCCGGTACACAGAGGAATATATCTTTGCCCCTGACATGGGGACAGATGAAATATGCATGGCCTGCATAAAAGATGAAATCGGAAGGGTTGTGGGTCTTCCCTGTGAGATGGGAGGCATCCCTCTTGATGAGGTTGGAGCTACAGGCTGGGGGCTTTTTAATGCAACAGAAGTCGCACTTAAGTATTGCGATTTTGAGCTGAAAGGAGCCAGGGTAGTTATTCAGGGCTTCGGCGCAGTCGGAAAACACGCTGCCCGCTTCCTTGTAAGGAAAGGAGCTGTCCTTGTAGGAGTCGCCGATTCCAGAGGTGCAGTCCATAACCCTGAGGGGCTTGATGTTGATTCTCTGATCGCACTTAAAAATGAAGGGAAAAATGTGTTTGAATATCCCGAAGGCAAAAAGCTAGCAAGTGATGAAATTGTCTCTGTTCCCTGCGACATCTGGATTCCGGCAGCCAGACCTGATGTTATAAACGGGAATAATGTCCATCTTCTGGATACGAAACTGGTAGTTGAGGGAGCAAACATACCCCTCACTGGGGAGGCTGAAAAAATTCTCTATGATAAAGGAATTCTTTATGTTCCGGACTTTATTGCAAATGCAGGTGGGGTTATCTGTGCTGCCTCGGAGCACCAGAAAACTACCAGATCCATAGTTTTCGGTTTAATTGAAGAAAAGGTTAGAAGCAATACGGAACAGGTGCTGGAAGCTTCAAAAACCAGAGGAATACTGCCAAGGGAAGCTGCTTTTGAACTTGCCATAAAAAGAGTTAACAGGGCAATGAAGTACAGGCGCTGGTCGATCTTTTCTTCTGCCCCGGGATTTGTATAA
- a CDS encoding acetate--CoA ligase family protein, translating to MDIEEADKEKTGTENNLDFFFKPESIALIGASPNPEKLSHTILKSLREMNFKGKIYPVNPGYEEIEGLKCYSAPGEINNRIDIAIFAIPARAVLDTLKEPAGNIKGAVIVSSGFREMGPGGMKMEDELRDLLKEKGIRAMGPNCLGIYDTVSNVDTFFIEREKIERPVRDGVSVLTQSGSFAAMIMDELANEGAGVARVVSYGNKVDVNESDCLEFLAEDEATKAVALYIESVSDGRKFLKAASGCVKKKPVVALKVGKREPGARAASSHTGAISGMYEAYEAAFRKTGIIEVASYEELKDACKVLNRYSPVNGKRVLIITDGGGIGISIADACEEAGLRVPELSEAAVRKLKEKLPAFASVRNPVDLTGSVRDEHYVAALQETPYEEYDLAIVSLLWGPPLLTEGVAEKIKNFADSCGKPVIISSPGGKFSRELASAFTKTGMPVFFSPESAVRAAAVLCGGNGRQK from the coding sequence ATGGATATAGAGGAAGCGGATAAAGAAAAAACTGGCACTGAAAATAATCTTGATTTTTTCTTCAAGCCTGAAAGCATAGCTCTGATAGGAGCATCCCCGAACCCTGAAAAACTTTCCCACACTATATTGAAAAGCCTCCGGGAAATGAATTTCAAAGGGAAGATCTATCCTGTAAATCCGGGCTACGAGGAGATTGAGGGCCTCAAATGCTATTCAGCACCGGGGGAGATTAATAACAGGATTGACATCGCAATTTTTGCGATCCCGGCCAGAGCAGTCCTTGATACACTGAAAGAGCCTGCAGGAAATATAAAAGGAGCCGTAATTGTAAGTTCAGGTTTTAGGGAAATGGGGCCCGGCGGAATGAAAATGGAAGATGAGCTGAGGGACCTGTTAAAAGAAAAAGGGATCAGGGCTATGGGTCCCAACTGCCTCGGCATATATGATACAGTTTCAAATGTGGACACTTTTTTCATCGAACGGGAAAAGATAGAGAGGCCTGTCAGGGATGGGGTTTCCGTGCTTACTCAGAGCGGGTCTTTTGCAGCCATGATAATGGATGAGCTGGCTAACGAAGGGGCAGGCGTTGCAAGGGTTGTGAGTTACGGAAATAAAGTGGACGTGAACGAAAGTGACTGCCTTGAATTCCTTGCAGAAGACGAAGCCACGAAAGCAGTTGCCCTTTACATAGAATCCGTATCAGACGGCCGAAAGTTCCTTAAAGCTGCCTCAGGCTGCGTAAAAAAGAAACCCGTAGTTGCTCTCAAAGTAGGGAAGCGGGAGCCCGGAGCAAGGGCAGCAAGCTCGCACACAGGCGCTATCAGCGGGATGTATGAAGCGTATGAAGCTGCTTTTCGGAAAACAGGCATAATCGAGGTTGCAAGCTACGAAGAATTGAAAGACGCCTGCAAAGTCCTTAACAGGTATTCCCCTGTAAATGGAAAAAGAGTCCTCATAATAACTGACGGGGGAGGGATAGGCATTTCCATTGCCGATGCATGTGAGGAAGCAGGGCTCAGGGTCCCTGAACTTTCAGAAGCCGCAGTAAGGAAGCTGAAAGAAAAACTTCCGGCTTTTGCTTCCGTAAGAAACCCTGTTGACCTGACAGGCAGTGTGAGGGATGAACATTATGTTGCTGCCCTTCAGGAAACCCCTTACGAGGAATATGACCTGGCAATTGTAAGCCTCCTATGGGGCCCGCCTCTTCTTACCGAAGGCGTTGCTGAAAAAATCAAAAACTTTGCTGATAGCTGTGGAAAACCTGTAATTATCAGTTCACCGGGTGGGAAATTCAGCAGGGAACTGGCTTCGGCATTTACAAAAACCGGAATGCCGGTCTTTTTCTCTCCTGAAAGTGCAGTAAGGGCTGCAGCAGTGCTGTGCGGAGGGAATGGCAGGCAGAAATAA